The genomic window TCGCCATGAACAACATCCTGCTCTATGTCACCGGCGGCTTTGCCTATGGCAAAGTCGAGGGCGAGGCCTTCGGCATCTCCGAGAACAAGATGCAATACGGCTATACGCTCGGTGCCGGCATGGAAGTCGGCCTCACGCCGAACTGGACCGCAAAGGTCGAATATCTCTGGATCGATCTGGCTGATCGCTACTATTCCGCGACCGGGGTGGAGAACGGCCTCGAAACCAGCCTGTTGCGTTTCGGCGTCAATTATCGCTTCTGAGTTTACGCTTCTGAGTTCTTCGCCACACGTCGGACTTGGTAAAAGCCCCGGACCGCAAGATCCGGGGCTTTTGTTTTGCAGGCGAGATTGTTCAAAACCTTTGCCGTCATCCCGAGGTGCGAGCGATCGAAGAAAGCGAGCCTCGACGGATAGCGGCCGATCATCCTTTGAGGCTCGCTGTTTTCGCAGCTCGCACCTCAGGATGACGGAGATCGAGCGCTTTCCGGCGAAGCGGAAGTCGGTTCAGATTGAAGTGTAACGGAAAACGCGCGTATTGGATTCAGCCTGGTGCGACCTTCGTCGCAGCAAATGCCGGCACCTGCACCGCGAAACTATCCAGCCATTGCACCAGCGCCGAATAGTTTTCGCGCCAGCGCCTTTCGAAACGCAAGTCCTGATACCCAAGCGCGCAAGCGAGCGTGATCTGTCCGACATCGGGCAATGCGTCGATGCGTGGCGGATTTTTCTCAAGCACGTCCATTGCGCGCATGACCTTCTCGGTCTGGTAATCGAGCCAGGGCTGATGCCAGATCGCCTCCGGCCGATAACGTTTTTCATAAACCTGCAGCAGCAACGCATCGAGAATTCCGTCGCAGAGCGCCTGCAGGCGCAAAGCCGCGAAGCGCGCCTTGGAATCGCGCGGAAGAATTTTGCCGCCGCCGGCGAGATGATCCAGATATTCGAGGATGACGCGGGAATCGAACAAGGCGGCGCCGTCTTCCAGCATCAATGTCGGAATCTTGCCGAGCGGATTTTGCGTGCGCAGCGGACCTTCCGCCTTGCTGGTGTCGGTGACCTCGATCGTGATCTTGTCGGACAGCCCGAGCAGAGCGGCAGCAATCTTGATCTTGCGCCCGAATGGCGAGGCGGGCGCGCTAAGTAGAATCATCATGTCTTGCACTCACAGAAACGGCGCTCATGGACGTGCGCACAAAAGAAAGGGCGCGGCTGCTTGCGCTGCCGCGCCCGCTTCATCCCAGATCGCTGCGGTCAATCCGTGGCGCCGGCGTCAGCCGGTGATGACGAGATTGACGGCCTTCGGTCCCTTGCCCTTCTTATCAGGCTCGACATCGAAGGTGATGCGTTGACCCTCCGTCAGTGACTTCAAGCCAGCTTGCTCGACTGCGGTGATGTGAACGAACACATCGCGTCCGCCATCGTCCGGCTTGATAAAGCCGTAGCCGCGCTCGCCGTTGAAAAACTTGACGGTTCCTGCTTGAGCCATTGAGGAACTCCCCTTCCCGCAATTGCTAAGCCGCCTGCCCCCACGGCGCGGCGGCTCGGCTTACATTCACAGTCGGGGAAAGCGTCAGCCTTTCACAGCCTCAGTCACTCCGCCGGCCCCCCTGAAGGAGGCGGAACGTCAGCCAGTAACATAAGTCAACACCAACGCAGGCTTGCTGGAAAGGGGTTCTGACGCAGAAGCTAGCGAGTTTGTGATGGGAGCGGCGCAACGATCGTGCTGCCTGCTCCGCCAGCGAAGATCGTCGCCAG from Pseudorhodoplanes sp. includes these protein-coding regions:
- a CDS encoding glutathione S-transferase family protein, yielding MMILLSAPASPFGRKIKIAAALLGLSDKITIEVTDTSKAEGPLRTQNPLGKIPTLMLEDGAALFDSRVILEYLDHLAGGGKILPRDSKARFAALRLQALCDGILDALLLQVYEKRYRPEAIWHQPWLDYQTEKVMRAMDVLEKNPPRIDALPDVGQITLACALGYQDLRFERRWRENYSALVQWLDSFAVQVPAFAATKVAPG
- a CDS encoding cold-shock protein translates to MAQAGTVKFFNGERGYGFIKPDDGGRDVFVHITAVEQAGLKSLTEGQRITFDVEPDKKGKGPKAVNLVITG